In Penaeus vannamei isolate JL-2024 chromosome 4, ASM4276789v1, whole genome shotgun sequence, a single window of DNA contains:
- the LOC113821235 gene encoding uro-adherence factor A isoform X11, with amino-acid sequence MDDLATVLQKTLLAQGGSLLDVSKAYSSLRPNSGYTSLAPGSGQELRFEKTGKKIRSNRLDQILYQKLNVNHLAPSDIPDPTHVPPQDPPHVPPPESPRVPLLDSSRVPPPDPRGGILGELLTKADPLRTVFSTQSAYSIADLGFDSSGTPLRPLNLSKPNKSHSPSSTSSISSAYSTSSVSSPYTSSLSSTSSTTTTSCSLSSSSIASQSDINLSTLSSLASAMPAGSMSGLLTSLTPSSLPSMMSQSALASLATSSTLASLAAQHPSVPTSPSKSKSSPNFGSNRSRSSSKSSCSGRSISRPNSSSNSNNNRKSSQHSLPLLYTLKGGIMTPEVAKEVYEQLKLNPQLATLAGFNNLHNMSSLSSSSSLQNLAGLHNLSSLQSFPSLFPFLAPVSTESSLASGSAISSGGKKSQTSPVPPSSEFCDGNTSSVPNTNDANSVQASSDEPHVALNLSSSATTTRSESPDVVTVEDSSVPVTSANGSITQPSALCVTVDDDEKIIPVSQTTPVTDVIANGPTTLCHNSVDGAIDVVGSNEDGLPSVSVAAGLAHSGIVSLSSQSSTLDGSSLPLLLMSSGSALSGLAQSQSDIKAITDLSPDSQGALQDSSKLAAELVETCEDIGIEVVDEIPGINRCHVHARKTLYHAGHMGRKRKGCGECEGCQVVEDCGQCRFCRDKAKFGGPNRLKQVCVYKRCVLAEMEPEDSKKRRKSSGKKGRGKCGGCDGCQRTSDCGECYACLHNAAAQPPARRKVCEMRVCEQQQMEEVRAALSVAGEPSPYSTDSLMAESLGMNSGTSSPTPDGQPSTHNDKMKLMRKMLKKKFAQPYSRVRTKYYCGECPGCLTTTPCGNCLYCEDMPKFGGPGRYRQKCVKQLCVYHPRLQALKLSNRSKLTYDEQHIAQETLSHLACAPEGAIHLECEVSPMSREHLEETESIEEIEQIDETDGVTEGEDSNAMSQVRSLLESISAKAGMGEPGPITKVESIPLISVTPEPDISEREALEVPVDVPVTIDTPGVAEEEQPSRLATEEGEEDLEEVEEDEEDDDDLVSEASDVPSPPSTPSPRPRVRGRKHNRGRGRGRGKLTRASLARLKKATRRGRRRRTPRFTLGPEDHSDYEDEIMLVETGESLVEEPSASDKCETKGDLDLQPSNDASTKDINNGQGTKEKPTNIPAAEKIEDQGYSKSSTVEVKGDIRTVHKVDLMFQESQVNVSQNPSENTDSVSHKHNGPYVFHDEESGQGGRDVNENLGSVSETASA; translated from the exons ATGGATGATTTGGCAACCGTCCTACAGAAAACACTTCTTGCTCAAGGTGGATCTCTCCTGGACGTGTCCAAGGCTTACTCCTCTTTGAGGCCCAATAGTGGGTACACGTCGCTGGCCCCAGGCTCGGGCCAGGAATTGCGGTTCGAAAAGACGGGCAAGAAAATCCGCAGCAATCGGTTGGACCAAATTCTGTACCAGAAACTGAATGTGAATCATTTGGCACCATCTGACATCCCTGATCCCACTCATGTGCCTCCCCAGGATCCTCCCCATGTGCCTCCCCCAGAGTCTCCCCGAGTGCCTCTCCTAGACTCCTCTAGAGTGCCTCCCCCTGACCCCCGAGGGGGAATCTTGGGTGAACTGCTCACCAAGGCAGATCCTCTGCGAACAGTGTTCTCCACCCAGTCAGCGTACTCCATTGCTGATTTAGGATTTGATTCTTCGGGCACTCCTCTCAGACCTCTTAACTTGTCAAAGCCTAACAAGAGTCACTCTCCTTCCAGCACTTCCTCAATTTCCTCCGCGTACAGCACTTCCTCAGTGTCATCACCTTATACTTCTTCACTGAGTTCTACATCTTCCACCACCACGACATCATGCAGCTTATCGTCTTCAAGTATTGCATCCCAGTCAGATATTAACCTTAGTACCCTGTCATCCTTGGCATCAGCAATGCCTGCGGGCAGTATGTCAGGTCTCCTCACGTCTTTGACACCATCCAGCTTACCTTCAATGATGTCGCAGTCGGCCCTTGCATCTCTTGCTACTTCTTCGACATTAGCTTCTCTTGCAGCCCAACACCCCTCTGTTCCCACTTCTCCATCCAAGAGCAAAAGCTCTCCTAACTTTGGGAGTAATAGGAGCAGAAGTTCCAGCAAGAGTAGCTGCAGTGGGAGAAGTATCAGCAGAcctaatagtagcagtaacagtaataacaacagaaagTCTAGTCAGCACAGCCTACCATTATTGTACACCCTAAAAGGTGGAATAATGACCCCAGAAGTTGCCAAGGAAGTATATGAACAGTTGAAATTAAATCCACAATTAGCTACACTTGCTGGTTTTAACAATCTGCATAATATGTCCAGTCTTAGCAGCTCTAGCAGCCTCCAGAACTTGGCTGGTCTCCATAATCTATCAAGTCTGCAGagttttccatccctcttccctttccttgcaCCTGTATCAACTGAAAGCTCGTTAGCTAGTGGAAGTGCCATTTCCTCTGGTGGCAAGAAATCACAGACATCGCCAGTGCCACCTTCAAGTGAATTCTGTGATGGAAATACAAGTTCTGTACCAAATACAAATGATGCAAACTCAGTACAAGCTTCCTCTGATGAACCTCATGTGGCCCTTAACTTGAGTAGTAGTGCAACAACTACAAGGAGTGAGTCTCCAGATGTGGTTACCGTAGAGGATTCTAGTGTGCCAGTTACTTCTGCAAACGGCAGTATTACTCAGCCTTCAGCTCTTTGTGTTACTGTGgacgatgatgaaaaaataattccAGTATCTCAAACGACACCCGTAACGGATGTAATTGCTAATGGTCCTACTACCTTGTGTCACAATTCTGTGGATGGTGCAATTGATGTGGTGGGAAGCAATGAAGATGGTTTGCCTAGTGTTAGTGTGGCAGCTGGACTGGCCCACAGTGGCATCGTTTCGCTTTCAAGTCAGAGCAGCACTTTAGACGGCAGCAgtcttcctctgcttctcatGAGTTCCGGATCAGCATTAAGTGGACTCGCTCAGTCACAAAGTGATATCAAAGCTATCACTGACCTCTCTCCTGATTCTCAGGGTGCACTGCAG GATTCAAGCAAGCTGGCTGCAGAGCTTGTGGAAACATGTGAAGACATTGGAATTGAAGTTGTGGACGAAATTCCTGGAATTAATCGCTGCCATGTACATGCGCGGAAAACTCTCTATCATGCTGGCCAT ATGGGGAGAAAACGGAAAGGATGCGGAGAGTGTGAAGGTTGTCAAGTAGTTGAAGACTGTGGCCAATGTAGGTTTTGCCGTGACAAGGCAAAGTTTGGAGGTCCTAACAGACTAAAGCAAGTTTGTGTCTATAAAAGATGTGTCCTTGCGGAGATGGAGCCCGAAGACTCAAAGAAAAGACGGAAG TCCAGTGGAAAAAAGGGCCGAGGGAAGTGTGGCGGCTGCGATGGGTGTCAGCGGACAAGCGACTGCGGCGAGTGCTACGCTTGTCTCCACAACGCAGCTGCACAGCCACCAGCGCGGAGAAAG GTTTGTGAGATGCGGGTTTGCGAGCAGCAGCAGATGGAGGAAGTGCGCGCAGCTCTCAGTGTGGCCGGGGAACCCTCGCCTTACTCAACCGACTCGCTCATGGCAGAAAGTCTGGGCATGAACTCCGGCACCTCTAGTCCTACTCCAGATGGCCAGCCTAGTACCCATAATGACAAGATGAAATTAATGCGGAAGATGCTTAAGAAAAAATTTGCCCAGCCCTACAGCCGG GTACGAACCAAATACTACTGCGGAGAATGCCCAGGTTGTCTTACCACAACGCCCTGTGGGAACtgcttgtactgtgaagatatgcCAAAGTTTGGAGGGCCCGGAAGATATAGACAG aaaTGTGTGAAGCAGTTGTGCGTTTACCATCCCCGACTGCAAGCACTGAAGTTGTCAAATCGGTCAAAACTAACGTATGATGAGCAGCACATTGCCCAGGAAACCCTCTCCCATCTAGCATGCGCCCCAGAAGGAGCTATTCATTTAGAGTGTGAAGTGAGCCCAATGAGCAGAGAACACCTGGAAGAAACCGAAAGTATAGAAGAAATTGAACAGATAGATGAGACTGATGGCGTGACAGAAGGAGAAGATAGCAACGCCATGTCACAG gtCAGAAGCCTTTTAGAGAGCATCAGTGCAAAAGCAGGAATGGGTGAGCCAGGGCCAATTACCAAAGTTGAATCCATACCCCTTATCAGTGTTACTCCTGAACCAGACATTTCTGAAAGAGAGGCACTGGAAGTTCCTGTCGATGTTCCTGTCACCATAGACACGCCCGGTGTCGCAGAAGAAGAGCAACCATCTCGCTTGGCTactgaggaaggtgaggaggacttggaggaagtggaagaggatgaagaggatgatgatgatttggtgtCTGAAGCATCCGATGTTCCTTCACCACCATCGACACCTTCTCCGCGCCCTAGAGTACGTGGACGAAAGCATAATAGAggtagagggcgggggagaggcaaACTTACAAGAGCGAGTCTAGCGAGGTTGAAAAAAGCCACAAGACGAGGTCGTAGACGGAGGACTCCTCGTTTCACACTTGGTCCTGAGGATCATTCTG ATTATGAAGATGAGATAATGTTAGTGGAGACTGGCGAGTCTCTGGTAGAGGAACCATCAGCTTCTGATAAGTGTGAGACAAAGGGAGACTTGGATCTCCAACCTTCAAATGATGCGTCAACTAAAGACATCAACAATGGCCAAGGAACCAAAGAAAAACCAACTAATATTCCAGCAGCAGAGAAAATTGAGGACCAAGGATATTCCAAATCATCCACAGTGGAAGTGAAAGGTGACATCAGAACTGTGCATAAGGTTGATTTGATGTTCCAAGAGTCGCAGGTGAATGTGTCGCAGAATCCTAGTGAAAACACAGATTCAGTTAGTCATAAGCACAATGGCCCGTATGTATTTCATGATGAGGAATCCGGTCAGGGTGGAAGAGATGTCAATGAAAACTTGGGGTCTGTAAGTGAGACAGCATCTGCATAG
- the LOC113821235 gene encoding uro-adherence factor A isoform X9: MDDLATVLQKTLLAQGGSLLDVSKAYSSLRPNSGYTSLAPGSGQELRFEKTGKKIRSNRLDQILYQKLNVNHLAPSDIPDPTHVPPQDPPHVPPPESPRVPLLDSSRVPPPDPRGGILGELLTKADPLRTVFSTQSAYSIADLGFDSSGTPLRPLNLSKPNKSHSPSSTSSISSAYSTSSVSSPYTSSLSSTSSTTTTSCSLSSSSIASQSDINLSTLSSLASAMPAGSMSGLLTSLTPSSLPSMMSQSALASLATSSTLASLAAQHPSVPTSPSKSKSSPNFGSNRSRSSSKSSCSGRSISRPNSSSNSNNNRKSSQHSLPLLYTLKGGIMTPEVAKEVYEQLKLNPQLATLAGFNNLHNMSSLSSSSSLQNLAGLHNLSSLQSFPSLFPFLAPVSTESSLASGSAISSGGKKSQTSPVPPSSEFCDGNTSSVPNTNDANSVQASSDEPHVALNLSSSATTTRSESPDVVTVEDSSVPVTSANGSITQPSALCVTVDDDEKIIPVSQTTPVTDVIANGPTTLCHNSVDGAIDVVGSNEDGLPSVSVAAGLAHSGIVSLSSQSSTLDGSSLPLLLMSSGSALSGLAQSQSDIKAITDLSPDSQGALQLVKTIFALQDSSKLAAELVETCEDIGIEVVDEIPGINRCHVHARKTLYHAGHMGRKRKGCGECEGCQVVEDCGQCRFCRDKAKFGGPNRLKQVCVYKRCVLAEMEPEDSKKRRKSSGKKGRGKCGGCDGCQRTSDCGECYACLHNAAAQPPARRKVCEMRVCEQQQMEEVRAALSVAGEPSPYSTDSLMAESLGMNSGTSSPTPDGQPSTHNDKMKLMRKMLKKKFAQPYSRVSPSKVRTKYYCGECPGCLTTTPCGNCLYCEDMPKFGGPGRYRQKCVKQLCVYHPRLQALKLSNRSKLTYDEQHIAQETLSHLACAPEGAIHLECEVSPMSREHLEETESIEEIEQIDETDGVTEGEDSNAMSQVRSLLESISAKAGMGEPGPITKVESIPLISVTPEPDISEREALEVPVDVPVTIDTPGVAEEEQPSRLATEEGEEDLEEVEEDEEDDDDLVSEASDVPSPPSTPSPRPRVRGRKHNRGRGRGRGKLTRASLARLKKATRRGRRRRTPRFTLGPEDHSDYEDEIMLVETGESLVEEPSASDKCETKGDLDLQPSNDASTKDINNGQGTKEKPTNIPAAEKIEDQGYSKSSTVEVKGDIRTVHKVDLMFQESQVNVSQNPSENTDSVSHKHNGPYVFHDEESGQGGRDVNENLGSVSETASA; the protein is encoded by the exons ATGGATGATTTGGCAACCGTCCTACAGAAAACACTTCTTGCTCAAGGTGGATCTCTCCTGGACGTGTCCAAGGCTTACTCCTCTTTGAGGCCCAATAGTGGGTACACGTCGCTGGCCCCAGGCTCGGGCCAGGAATTGCGGTTCGAAAAGACGGGCAAGAAAATCCGCAGCAATCGGTTGGACCAAATTCTGTACCAGAAACTGAATGTGAATCATTTGGCACCATCTGACATCCCTGATCCCACTCATGTGCCTCCCCAGGATCCTCCCCATGTGCCTCCCCCAGAGTCTCCCCGAGTGCCTCTCCTAGACTCCTCTAGAGTGCCTCCCCCTGACCCCCGAGGGGGAATCTTGGGTGAACTGCTCACCAAGGCAGATCCTCTGCGAACAGTGTTCTCCACCCAGTCAGCGTACTCCATTGCTGATTTAGGATTTGATTCTTCGGGCACTCCTCTCAGACCTCTTAACTTGTCAAAGCCTAACAAGAGTCACTCTCCTTCCAGCACTTCCTCAATTTCCTCCGCGTACAGCACTTCCTCAGTGTCATCACCTTATACTTCTTCACTGAGTTCTACATCTTCCACCACCACGACATCATGCAGCTTATCGTCTTCAAGTATTGCATCCCAGTCAGATATTAACCTTAGTACCCTGTCATCCTTGGCATCAGCAATGCCTGCGGGCAGTATGTCAGGTCTCCTCACGTCTTTGACACCATCCAGCTTACCTTCAATGATGTCGCAGTCGGCCCTTGCATCTCTTGCTACTTCTTCGACATTAGCTTCTCTTGCAGCCCAACACCCCTCTGTTCCCACTTCTCCATCCAAGAGCAAAAGCTCTCCTAACTTTGGGAGTAATAGGAGCAGAAGTTCCAGCAAGAGTAGCTGCAGTGGGAGAAGTATCAGCAGAcctaatagtagcagtaacagtaataacaacagaaagTCTAGTCAGCACAGCCTACCATTATTGTACACCCTAAAAGGTGGAATAATGACCCCAGAAGTTGCCAAGGAAGTATATGAACAGTTGAAATTAAATCCACAATTAGCTACACTTGCTGGTTTTAACAATCTGCATAATATGTCCAGTCTTAGCAGCTCTAGCAGCCTCCAGAACTTGGCTGGTCTCCATAATCTATCAAGTCTGCAGagttttccatccctcttccctttccttgcaCCTGTATCAACTGAAAGCTCGTTAGCTAGTGGAAGTGCCATTTCCTCTGGTGGCAAGAAATCACAGACATCGCCAGTGCCACCTTCAAGTGAATTCTGTGATGGAAATACAAGTTCTGTACCAAATACAAATGATGCAAACTCAGTACAAGCTTCCTCTGATGAACCTCATGTGGCCCTTAACTTGAGTAGTAGTGCAACAACTACAAGGAGTGAGTCTCCAGATGTGGTTACCGTAGAGGATTCTAGTGTGCCAGTTACTTCTGCAAACGGCAGTATTACTCAGCCTTCAGCTCTTTGTGTTACTGTGgacgatgatgaaaaaataattccAGTATCTCAAACGACACCCGTAACGGATGTAATTGCTAATGGTCCTACTACCTTGTGTCACAATTCTGTGGATGGTGCAATTGATGTGGTGGGAAGCAATGAAGATGGTTTGCCTAGTGTTAGTGTGGCAGCTGGACTGGCCCACAGTGGCATCGTTTCGCTTTCAAGTCAGAGCAGCACTTTAGACGGCAGCAgtcttcctctgcttctcatGAGTTCCGGATCAGCATTAAGTGGACTCGCTCAGTCACAAAGTGATATCAAAGCTATCACTGACCTCTCTCCTGATTCTCAGGGTGCACTGCAG TTGGTTAAGACGATTTTTGCTCTTCAGGATTCAAGCAAGCTGGCTGCAGAGCTTGTGGAAACATGTGAAGACATTGGAATTGAAGTTGTGGACGAAATTCCTGGAATTAATCGCTGCCATGTACATGCGCGGAAAACTCTCTATCATGCTGGCCAT ATGGGGAGAAAACGGAAAGGATGCGGAGAGTGTGAAGGTTGTCAAGTAGTTGAAGACTGTGGCCAATGTAGGTTTTGCCGTGACAAGGCAAAGTTTGGAGGTCCTAACAGACTAAAGCAAGTTTGTGTCTATAAAAGATGTGTCCTTGCGGAGATGGAGCCCGAAGACTCAAAGAAAAGACGGAAG TCCAGTGGAAAAAAGGGCCGAGGGAAGTGTGGCGGCTGCGATGGGTGTCAGCGGACAAGCGACTGCGGCGAGTGCTACGCTTGTCTCCACAACGCAGCTGCACAGCCACCAGCGCGGAGAAAG GTTTGTGAGATGCGGGTTTGCGAGCAGCAGCAGATGGAGGAAGTGCGCGCAGCTCTCAGTGTGGCCGGGGAACCCTCGCCTTACTCAACCGACTCGCTCATGGCAGAAAGTCTGGGCATGAACTCCGGCACCTCTAGTCCTACTCCAGATGGCCAGCCTAGTACCCATAATGACAAGATGAAATTAATGCGGAAGATGCTTAAGAAAAAATTTGCCCAGCCCTACAGCCGGGTAAGCCCCTCAAAG GTACGAACCAAATACTACTGCGGAGAATGCCCAGGTTGTCTTACCACAACGCCCTGTGGGAACtgcttgtactgtgaagatatgcCAAAGTTTGGAGGGCCCGGAAGATATAGACAG aaaTGTGTGAAGCAGTTGTGCGTTTACCATCCCCGACTGCAAGCACTGAAGTTGTCAAATCGGTCAAAACTAACGTATGATGAGCAGCACATTGCCCAGGAAACCCTCTCCCATCTAGCATGCGCCCCAGAAGGAGCTATTCATTTAGAGTGTGAAGTGAGCCCAATGAGCAGAGAACACCTGGAAGAAACCGAAAGTATAGAAGAAATTGAACAGATAGATGAGACTGATGGCGTGACAGAAGGAGAAGATAGCAACGCCATGTCACAG gtCAGAAGCCTTTTAGAGAGCATCAGTGCAAAAGCAGGAATGGGTGAGCCAGGGCCAATTACCAAAGTTGAATCCATACCCCTTATCAGTGTTACTCCTGAACCAGACATTTCTGAAAGAGAGGCACTGGAAGTTCCTGTCGATGTTCCTGTCACCATAGACACGCCCGGTGTCGCAGAAGAAGAGCAACCATCTCGCTTGGCTactgaggaaggtgaggaggacttggaggaagtggaagaggatgaagaggatgatgatgatttggtgtCTGAAGCATCCGATGTTCCTTCACCACCATCGACACCTTCTCCGCGCCCTAGAGTACGTGGACGAAAGCATAATAGAggtagagggcgggggagaggcaaACTTACAAGAGCGAGTCTAGCGAGGTTGAAAAAAGCCACAAGACGAGGTCGTAGACGGAGGACTCCTCGTTTCACACTTGGTCCTGAGGATCATTCTG ATTATGAAGATGAGATAATGTTAGTGGAGACTGGCGAGTCTCTGGTAGAGGAACCATCAGCTTCTGATAAGTGTGAGACAAAGGGAGACTTGGATCTCCAACCTTCAAATGATGCGTCAACTAAAGACATCAACAATGGCCAAGGAACCAAAGAAAAACCAACTAATATTCCAGCAGCAGAGAAAATTGAGGACCAAGGATATTCCAAATCATCCACAGTGGAAGTGAAAGGTGACATCAGAACTGTGCATAAGGTTGATTTGATGTTCCAAGAGTCGCAGGTGAATGTGTCGCAGAATCCTAGTGAAAACACAGATTCAGTTAGTCATAAGCACAATGGCCCGTATGTATTTCATGATGAGGAATCCGGTCAGGGTGGAAGAGATGTCAATGAAAACTTGGGGTCTGTAAGTGAGACAGCATCTGCATAG